The following proteins come from a genomic window of Actinomycetes bacterium:
- a CDS encoding molybdopterin-binding protein produces the protein AAALTARSDLPPWPTSAMDGWAVRGQGPWRVVGTVLAGSRPQPLGAGTAVRIATGAGLPPGADAVLRREDGTEDADTLTGPRPPAETDVRPAAGECRVGDEVAAAGTTVTPALLGLAAAAGYDRLPVVVPPRVQALVLGDELLDDGVARHGQVRDALGPMLPGWLAALGAEACTPQRVPDTAEALAAALAAADADVVVTTGSTARGPVDHLHAVLAQVGARVLVDGVAVRPGHPMLLARLPDGRPLVGLPGNPLAAVSGLLTLAEPVLCGLLRRLEPEPVLTTLRETVTGHPHDTRLVPVRGGVPLHHVGPAMLRGLVTADAMAVIPPHGGLAGSDVRLLRLPGA, from the coding sequence TGGCCGCTGCGCTGACCGCGCGCAGCGACCTGCCGCCGTGGCCAACGTCCGCGATGGACGGCTGGGCGGTGCGCGGCCAGGGCCCCTGGCGGGTGGTCGGCACCGTGCTCGCGGGGTCCCGGCCGCAGCCGCTGGGCGCGGGCACCGCGGTGCGCATCGCCACCGGGGCCGGCCTCCCGCCCGGCGCGGACGCGGTGCTGCGCCGGGAGGACGGCACCGAGGACGCCGACACACTGACCGGCCCGCGACCGCCAGCCGAGACCGACGTGCGCCCGGCGGCCGGCGAGTGTCGCGTGGGCGACGAGGTGGCCGCGGCCGGCACGACGGTCACGCCGGCCCTGCTCGGACTGGCCGCGGCAGCCGGCTACGACCGGCTGCCCGTGGTGGTCCCTCCCCGGGTGCAGGCGCTGGTCCTCGGTGACGAGCTGCTCGACGACGGGGTGGCCAGGCACGGCCAGGTCCGCGACGCTCTCGGCCCGATGCTGCCCGGCTGGCTGGCCGCGCTCGGCGCCGAGGCGTGCACCCCGCAGCGGGTGCCGGACACCGCCGAGGCGCTCGCCGCGGCCCTGGCCGCCGCCGACGCGGACGTCGTGGTGACCACCGGGTCGACGGCCCGTGGCCCGGTCGACCACCTGCACGCCGTGCTGGCCCAGGTCGGGGCCAGGGTGCTCGTCGACGGCGTCGCCGTCCGTCCGGGACACCCGATGCTGCTGGCCCGGCTGCCGGACGGCCGGCCGCTGGTGGGCCTGCCGGGCAACCCGCTGGCCGCGGTGTCCGGCCTGCTCACGCTCGCCGAGCCGGTGCTGTGCGGGCTGCTGCGCCGTCTCGAGCCGGAGCCCGTGCTGACCACGCTGCGCGAGACCGTCACCGGGCACCCCCACGACACCCGGCTGGTGCCGGTGCGCGGTGGCGTCCCGCTGCACCATGTCGGCCCGGCGATGCTGCGTGGGCTGGTGACCGCCGACGCGATGGCCGTGATC